AGAGGTATAGGTTCTAAAGAGAACGTAAAATACGCTGAGGAATTAGCAAACGCCTTAGGTGGCGTAGTTGGTGGAAGTAGACCAGTAGCCGCTGAATTGAATTGGGTTCCAGAAGATAGACAGATAGGATTATCAGGATTGAGAATAAGACCTAAATTATATATTGCGTTGGGAATTTCTGGTCAGCCTCAGCATATAGCTGGTATAAGGGATTCTAAGATAATCGTTGCCGTTAATACAGATAAAAATGCACCTATACTCGAAAATGCCGACTATCTAGTAGTAGCTGACGCAGTTGCTTTCTGCAAAGCTATGTTAAATAAGCTTGGAAAACAATAATAATGATAAAATCTTTTTTGTTATATATGGTATTTCCTTTTAAATCGTTAGAGGATTTTAAGGTAGATATAACACAAGATCATGAATTATTAAGAAGTGCAGTTAGAGATTTCGCTGAAAACGTATTAGCAAAGTATGTGGAAAGAGGAGAGAAGGAATTAGATATACCAATGGAAGTTAAGCAGAAAGCTAAAGATATAGGACTTTATGGTTTGTTTGCAAATGAAAGTTTAGGAGGTCAAGGTGCAGATTACCTTTCGTTAATTGTTGCAACGGAGGAAATTACAAGAGTTTGGCCCTCATTTAGCACGTTTTTACTAATAGACTGGATGTTTATCTATACTTTATCCAAATTCGGAAACGATGAATTAAAGAGAAAATATGTAGTTCCAGTAGCGAAAGGGGATAAGGTAGCTGCGTTTGCAAACACAGAGCCATCTGCGGGCTCCGATGTTGCCGGGATAAAGACTACTGCTAAGAAGTTAAATGGAGAATATATACTAAATGGCAGAAAAATATTCATTACTAATGGTGATATTGCAGATTACTATTTGATAACCGCCAGAACTTCACCTCCAGATCCTAAGGCTAGATGGAAAGGTATTTCGATGTTTGTAGTTGAAAAAGATGCCGTAAAACCAGTTAGTAGAATTGAAACAACCGGTTTGAAATCATCTCATACTGCAGAAATAGTATTAGAAGACGTTAAAGTTCCAGCTGAAAATCTTGTGGGAGAAGAAGGTAACGCGTTCAAATACGCTGTAAGTGCATTCGATTTTGCCAGAACTATAGTGGCGTCGCAAGCATTAGGAGTAGGTCAGTCAGCATTAGAAAAGATGGTTAATTATACTTTACAGAGATCTGCATTTGAGAAGAAACTTGCAGATTTCCAACTAGTACAAACTAAAATTTCAGAATCCTTAGCTGATCTGGAAGTAGCTAGGCTAATAACGTATTGGGCAGGAACCTTATTTAAAAACGGTAAAGAAAACGAGTATGTAGTGGCAGCGTCATTAGCTAAGTTCATATCTACTGAGGCAGCTGAAAGAATTGTGTTGAGGGCAATGAGCGTTTATGGTGGTTATGGCGTTACCACATCTACTGGGTTAGAGAGAATGCTTAGGGATTTACAAATCATGAAAACATATGAAGGAACAAACGATATACAGAGAATAAGTGCTGCCAGATTTCTCTATAACAAATTCATAGGATATAAGGTGTAACTTTAATGTATATTGGAAGTCCGATTAAAAGGGTAGAGGATTTACGTTTTCTCACTGGTAAAGGTAGATTTATTGATGACATATATCTGCCTAATATGCTATACATGGCCGTAGTAAGGTCTAATTATGCGTGGGCTAAGTTCAAAATTGATTCTCATAGGGCTGAACAAAAGGGTTTTCGCGTCATAACATACGATGACGCTAAGGAATTCTCTAATTTACCTAATTTTTTCGTTCCTGATCCAAAAAAGGTTCCTAAGGAGTATATTCTAGCTAAAGAAGAGGCTAAATATTTTGGGGAGCCAATAGCTCTAGTATTAGGAAATGATAGATATGCAACATACGATGCCTTAGACTTAATTGACGTAGATTATGATCCTAGAGTCCCCATTATTGATCCCCTCAAAGCAATGGACATCAATTCCCCTAGGCTACATGGCGATCTAGATTCTAATGTTGTATACAGTGACGTTTTTGAATACGGAGAAGAGCCTAAGGAGTATGATGTTATTGAGAAAAAATTTAGATATAATAGAATTTTGCCCTCCCCTATAGAGACTAACGGCGTTATAGCTGATTTCGATAAGGTTAGTGGTAACTTAACAGTTTACGCAAATACGCAAGTGCCACAAGTTTTCAAGACAGCTTTGAGTATCATTTTCAATATTCCTAGATCTAAGGTTAGGATAATAGTACCGGATTCTGGGGGAGGGTTTGGGGGTAAAATTTTCCTTAAGCCCATAGCGATGACTACTTTGGCTTCAATTATAACTGGAAGACCAGTAAAGTATATTGAAACCAGATATGAGCATATGATATCAGCGATTCACGGACCAGATAGGTATTATAACGCAAAGATATTGTACAAAGGTGATAATCTTTTAGGAATCGTAGTGGATTTAATAGAGGATTTTGGAGCGTATTTACATACTTATCAGCCTTTACCTATTCTTAGGCAAATCTATCACTTAGTAGGTCCATATAAGATGAAGTACTTAAAGTTCAGAGTAAATGGAGTAGTTACGAATAAACCGCCAACTGGACCATATAGAGGATTAGGAATTCCCCCAGCAGTATTGGTATTGGAAAATTTAGTGAAAGGCGTCTCTAAAGTAACTGGGATCAATGATGTTGATCTTAGGGCTAGGAATTTCATTGATAAATTGCCATATGAGAGCATAACTGGTGCAATTTATGATAGCGGAAATTACAAGGAGGCGTTAAAGAAGCTAGTTAGTGAATTAGAGACTGTCAGAAAGGATAAGTATACTGGAATTGGAATTGCATTTGCGCTTGAGCCTGGATCCTCCTTAGCTTTTCAGACCCTAGTAGTTAACAAACCAAGGACACCTTACTATGAAGGAGTATATATGAGAATGGACAGTGGTGGAGATGTAACAGTATTTCTTTCCACTAATAGCATGGGTACTGGGCACGAGACTAGCATTTCCCAGGTTGTAGCAGATATTTTAGGGATTTCAATTGAGGATGTAAAGGTTATTTTAGGAGATACTGCAGGTCCTCCAGGTACTGGCTTTTATGGTAGTAGGTTTTCCGTAGTTAGTATTTCTGCCGTTTACACTGCAGCCATTAAACTCAAGGAGAAAATGCGTGAATATTTAGCTAAAATGTTTAATGTTGAAAAAGACGAGGTAAAGATAGAGAATGGAATAGTTAGAATAGGTGGAAAGACATTTAGTGTTAAAGAAGCAGCTAACATGATTTATAATAGATCGTATTTAATCGGAGATGAAATGGGATTAGACGTTTCCGTTACTTTAAACTCATTTAACGTTAATACATCAGATGAAAAACGGAGAGTGAATTTCTCTACCACTTATGGGGTTAACGTACACGGTGTAGCTATTAGGGTTGATAAAGAGACTGGATTTATTGAAATACTGAAGTACGTAGTGTTAAGCGATTGTGGAACAATGATAAACCCAATGCTCGTAGATGGGCAACTCATGGGTGGTACAGCAATGGGCTTAGGTGCTTCGATATTAGAAAAAGTTGAGTATGACGAAAACGGTATACCTAAACAGATGTCTTTTGGAGATTATTGGATTCC
The nucleotide sequence above comes from Sulfolobus tengchongensis. Encoded proteins:
- a CDS encoding acyl-CoA dehydrogenase family protein, whose amino-acid sequence is MVFPFKSLEDFKVDITQDHELLRSAVRDFAENVLAKYVERGEKELDIPMEVKQKAKDIGLYGLFANESLGGQGADYLSLIVATEEITRVWPSFSTFLLIDWMFIYTLSKFGNDELKRKYVVPVAKGDKVAAFANTEPSAGSDVAGIKTTAKKLNGEYILNGRKIFITNGDIADYYLITARTSPPDPKARWKGISMFVVEKDAVKPVSRIETTGLKSSHTAEIVLEDVKVPAENLVGEEGNAFKYAVSAFDFARTIVASQALGVGQSALEKMVNYTLQRSAFEKKLADFQLVQTKISESLADLEVARLITYWAGTLFKNGKENEYVVAASLAKFISTEAAERIVLRAMSVYGGYGVTTSTGLERMLRDLQIMKTYEGTNDIQRISAARFLYNKFIGYKV
- a CDS encoding xanthine dehydrogenase family protein molybdopterin-binding subunit, translating into MYIGSPIKRVEDLRFLTGKGRFIDDIYLPNMLYMAVVRSNYAWAKFKIDSHRAEQKGFRVITYDDAKEFSNLPNFFVPDPKKVPKEYILAKEEAKYFGEPIALVLGNDRYATYDALDLIDVDYDPRVPIIDPLKAMDINSPRLHGDLDSNVVYSDVFEYGEEPKEYDVIEKKFRYNRILPSPIETNGVIADFDKVSGNLTVYANTQVPQVFKTALSIIFNIPRSKVRIIVPDSGGGFGGKIFLKPIAMTTLASIITGRPVKYIETRYEHMISAIHGPDRYYNAKILYKGDNLLGIVVDLIEDFGAYLHTYQPLPILRQIYHLVGPYKMKYLKFRVNGVVTNKPPTGPYRGLGIPPAVLVLENLVKGVSKVTGINDVDLRARNFIDKLPYESITGAIYDSGNYKEALKKLVSELETVRKDKYTGIGIAFALEPGSSLAFQTLVVNKPRTPYYEGVYMRMDSGGDVTVFLSTNSMGTGHETSISQVVADILGISIEDVKVILGDTAGPPGTGFYGSRFSVVSISAVYTAAIKLKEKMREYLAKMFNVEKDEVKIENGIVRIGGKTFSVKEAANMIYNRSYLIGDEMGLDVSVTLNSFNVNTSDEKRRVNFSTTYGVNVHGVAIRVDKETGFIEILKYVVLSDCGTMINPMLVDGQLMGGTAMGLGASILEKVEYDENGIPKQMSFGDYWIPSAKEMPKFEILHMVSPSPFTPLGTKGVAEGGATVPPAAIINALEDIIKKPINYVEIPITPEYVLKLINDMN